CTCTGACGGCAGATGTTAACTCGAAATCTGGATACTCCCGAGACCGAGTAGGAACAGTCGAAATCCTGGAGAAGGTGGATGAAATCGTCCATATCCTGCCCCAGAAAATTCTTGGACAACAGAATAATGTGCCGGACTATGGCTTCCGTATCGGATTGTTTAAGAGGCGGCAGGTTCTTTATGGGAACAATCTGACCGTTGATACGGTATTTCCATGAAGTACCCACGCAGAGATGGATATCGGATGCGTTAAGCTTTTGAGCCTTGGTCAAAACATTTTTAAATGCTGTGATGATATTATCCATAATCCAGACTCCTTGAATCTCGAGTAGCGTAGCGAACACTTAACTTAATTGATAAGGTAATTCATTACCAGTTTAAAGGGAGCCCTCATTCCGGAGCACAATCCCCGGATATTCAACGCGACGGGTATTTCACCCGAATCCAATCGGAACCGGTCCCGTTTACCTCTTCTAGCTCGGGGTCCAGCAGTATCCTTCCATCTACCCGCACCAGGCCGTATTTTCCACCGAGGCAAATCCACGCTACGCCGCTTGCAGCAAAGGGCCCCGCCTCGTTCAGTTCCACATTCAGTGTAGCTGTGATCATTCCATCGGTATTGATAATCCCGGGTTGGGAATCAGCGGCTTTGATCAGGGCGTGACCGTTTCCGAAATCATGGGCAGCCGCATACCGGGGCTCTATGGCCCATTGACCGTGCACGTCGATGTACCCCCATAGTGTGTCTTCAGCTTCTTTGACCGGGATGAGATTCTCGGCTACACCGCCCATTCCAGTGTAGCGCGGTTCAACCACCTGCTCGCCGTTACGGTTTAGCAAGCCGTGCATCTTTCCCTCTTTGACCTTGAAAAACTCACCCGAGATTTCGATTGTGTTGAATCGGGGCGAAACAATGACTTTGCCCTGGGTGTCCACCACGCCCCAGTGGTCATCCTTCATCACCCTCGCAAACCCGTTAAATAAATAATCAACCCGTTGGTAAACGGGCTGAACCGCCCAGCCGCCAGCTTGATCAAGGTGCCCCCACTTCCCGTTTTTCATGGCCGGAGCATACCCCTGACAGAAATGCCACGCAGCTTCCAGATCCAGAGGAATGACCACTCCGCCAGATTTATCGATAAATCCAAAGGGGCCGCTCAT
The Candidatus Aegiribacteria sp. DNA segment above includes these coding regions:
- a CDS encoding WG repeat-containing protein; translation: AGDGQARWLKRVAGKVGFMAPDGRWLIEPVFEDAGVLSHDRVAFRHEWLWGYLDTHGTEVVSPRFHSAADFQEGLARVQSNKNHLYGFIAVDGSWVIEPVFTKAEHMFDGLTLVENEQFQEYVDSQGRRAIKIDFAHAHSFASGMALVCNDMSGPFGFIDKSGGVVIPLDLEAAWHFCQGYAPAMKNGKWGHLDQAGGWAVQPVYQRVDYLFNGFARVMKDDHWGVVDTQGKVIVSPRFNTIEISGEFFKVKEGKMHGLLNRNGEQVVEPRYTGMGGVAENLIPVKEAEDTLWGYIDVHGQWAIEPRYAAAHDFGNGHALIKAADSQPGIINTDGMITATLNVELNEAGPFAASGVAWICLGGKYGLVRVDGRILLDPELEEVNGTGSDWIRVKYPSR